Part of the Chelmon rostratus isolate fCheRos1 chromosome 10, fCheRos1.pri, whole genome shotgun sequence genome is shown below.
CCCCAGAATTAGACATGGCCTGGAGATGGTGGGGGTTGTACATGCCCATCTGAAAAGGGGCTCCACTGGGGAACGGCTTGCCCATCATGGGGTCTTTGTTGGGACCCATGCCACACATCATGGGGCTGAGCTCCTCCTTCACGGAGCAAGGTGGTGACCCAGAAGCTAAAAGCCCTAACATATCCAGAGGCTCCGTCTTGATtttcagcagctcctgtgaGTGGCTCTTCTTCACGTGGCGAGTCAGATGGTCCTTTCTGCCAAAGCGTTGGGCACAGTACTGGCACAGGAAGTCCTTTCGGCCCGTGTGGACCACCATGTGCCGTCTCACATCCTTCCGTGTGTAGAAACGACGGTCACAGTGGTCACACGGGTGCTTTTTCTCCTTGGTGCCACCTGAAGACTTCCCGGAGTGGCTCTTGAGGTGCTCCAGGAGCACAGGCGTGCTCTCATAGGTCTGCATGCACACTTTACAGGTGAGATCCCCTGCCGTGGCAGAGTGCATGGCCACATGCCGCTTATATCCCAGCTTCGTGTTGTAGTGCTTCCCACACTCCTCACACTTGAAGGCCTCCTTGTTGGGGTCATGGGTCTGCAGGTGGTTCTTCAGGTGGTCTTTTCggtgaaacattttctcacagaACGAGCACTGATGGGTCTTCTGTGGAGAGTGTGTGGCCATATGCCTGCAAAGAAACATAAGAAAAGGAGACTGTAAATGGTGGGGGTGTTTCAGGAGGAGGTACACATTTATTGTCTTATTGTCATGTTATGTAGCCTGCCAGTAGTGTCCATGCTAAAGTGAGGCATGAATTCCTTTCAGTCAAATTTCCCTTGTGTCCATATATACATAAATGAGTCACGGTGGTTTGCAGTCCGGGCCAGGGTTTTGGAACCACTTCCTGTGATTCGGATTCCAAACACCCTAGTAGTATGTTGATGAGTTTGACTTGAGCCATTTAAACCTGCAactgattgttgttgttttttttggccacttagGGTAAACAAGATGTAAACACTACATTGTTATCACCTTATACAGCTGATGTACAGAaggtgttagcaaacagctgctctttcatccagcagttacagaaaCACATTGACATTGACATGGAGTTGGGTTCTTGGCCAGATGATGAATATAAGTCTAGTGCTTTTGCTTTTGGTGAACCAAAGCagaaatgttgtgtgtgtgaaatgaagcagtaagctgaaagatgctgaaactCCTCGTAGAGCTCGGCGGAACTGCAGCGTCCAGTGATCATCCTTTGGAAGTTTATTGCTATCAGTGACATCTTTTACATACAAGTAGTCATGTGATTCATTGTTATCACAATAATATTGTTTAAGGCTTCTTTAACGAGTAGGTTATTTTCTGAAGATCAAGCACTACTTTATCAGGTTCATACATATTGAATAAAAGTAACAATCCTGTTGTTTCTGAGGCGGCTCACTGGGGATTCTGAGAAAACTAAAGATTTAAATTTAAAAGAATGTGAACTGAGCGATGGGATTAACGTGCAGTACCTGAAAAGTTTGTATTTAGAGCTGAAGGCCTTGGGACAGTGTGGCTGCGAGCAGTGGaagggtttctctcctgtgtggctCAAGCCGTGGAGCCGGAGTTTCTCCGGTGAGGTGAACAGGTCCCCGCACACCAAACACTCGTTCCCACCTGCTCTCCcaacctcttcttcttccctctccctctctttctctttccccctctcttgctctctctctctctctgtccgtgGCAGTGGGGCGGCGCTACCAAACAGCTTGGCGGCAGTCCGTCGTCCCTCTTCCTCCGGCGTCAGTGCGGTAATACGGTGTGAGGCATCGGCGGCAGCAGCTGCCATGGCAGCCCTAAAGTGCCGCTGCCATGAAAATTCACTCGTGGCTCTCCTGCCTTGCAGGCTCACCGTGGAAGTTGTGGGGGTATTATAGAAAATGAAGCTCACAGGAAGGGCCAATGATCCAGTGGAAAATCTGTGTTGAGATAAAAGGTGTATACTTTGAAGCTAACTTTTTCCAAGTTTGTGGCAATATTGAACACATTTTTCTCATAAAGTCTCCTTTTACCTGTTGAAATCCTATTGgttcttcttctgcctctgcactttccttctctcactctctgcttcAGTCgctcctctccttcactctcttgttctctcctcctcacccagTCCCAACAGCTATGGTTGGCGGTGAGTGGGAAACACTGCTTTGCATTTTTACTGTTCTGCAAGAAGCAAGCAAACATGACAGACATAAAGGTGAGTTGACAAAAACTGACTCCAATGGTTTTATTTCTAAGCTTTGAAAAAATTGTAACAAAACGCATTAACGCTCAAACCCTAAAAACACAAGCAAGTCAACAATGAAACCTGCCCATAATTCAAAGGCTTGACCTGAAACATACGTCCATATTCCACCTCAAAAGCAAGTGTCCTTTGTGCTCACTAGGGGGAGCTGAACGACAAGTCTGTCTGACATGGCAGGAACTGCGAAGGATTagcaaaaaactgttttgtgaaTGATGATTCTCAATCACAGTCACGCCACAATACCTTTATTTGTACAACCACATGTGAAGACGGTATGAAGAATGTAATTAGACAGCCTCATCCCTCATCATGTGTGTCTTCAGATGACAGCATAGTGCACAAagacagctttgtgtgtgtgtgtgttaatgtgtgtacatgtatgtactTGTTATGAAACTGGATAAGACTCCTGTAATCCttgggaaaacacagacacacacacacacacacacacacacacacacccaacccCCAGGGTAGAGAGAGTGGCGGGTGGAGGAGTGTttacgccacacacacacacacacactcaggcttCTTCCTAGAACCAGGATTACCTGAACTCAACAAATTCTTGTCAACAGTTGAAAACGGTGAAAAACTTTGAAGCGAAAAAGTGGACAGCATAACTGACAACcgcaaagcagctgctgagctgcacgtgtttattaaaataaaccaCAAACTACGCTAACTTGTGTTCCCATGAGATCGCTGAGCTCCCTCCCTGTCATCTCTGCATTCCCTTATTTACCCTCAGTGACCTCTGTGACCCCTGCGAGCTGACACACCGGCTAAGTCCAAGGTTGAGCAGACTGATCGCAATGTTAGCCGTCAGTCACGTGAAGCAAGAGCGCATATAAGTACTGTAAACACATGTGGGCATACGTATGTGACagaatgcacacatgcacaaggtctgcacatgcatacacaactCCAAAAGTAATGGCATCCTTTCTGTGTGAGAGGTCAGTGAGTTAAGAAAGACAACTTTGATTGTTTTTGCAGATgttaataattacatttttacatagaaatgcacaaacatgtaTCCACAGGTTGGTAGATGTGGTTAAAAATGTGTGAGTtgtgagtgtgttcatgtcATTTCTTCTACACACGATACACTTTAGCACTTGTGTGCCTGCATGCTCACGTATGTctcagtgtgtacatgtgcatacatgtgtgtttgttctcacaatgtatgtgtgtttacagtggtGGTTAAGAGGACCTGACAGCTGTAGCGTTGTGTGGTGGTCATCACCCAGTGGGGAGGGTGCAGGGGCTGACACCCGTCCCATTGACCGCCCTCAGGGAGCCCAGCTCTATTGTACAGCCTACCCACGTCGCACATTCCTGGCCTGAACCATGCCGTGTCGcactgcctctctcctctctccacacaacagcacatacaacaCACAGAGTTCTGGTCACGCCGAATGCAACATCATGTACACACCCTCCCCCCCGAAGCCAGCAGGCTCAAATACACTCACAAAGGCTcgcacacagacaggcagatacAATACAATGAAGCGAATCACCACCGTCAAGTTATAGAAATATACCAAATAGAGCTTGAAAACAAATGGCACACCATGATAGACCATTTAGAGCGATGATTTAACACATGCTGCGCTCAAGCTCCAAAAGATACTGACCTATGCAATATTATTATGATGATCAAAATAATGTTTCAAAATGCACATAATATTAGCCTAAATCAGTGTTAGTTTCATTCAGTTTGACCACCTACATCACCTCAAGCACCGGTGTTATGCTTGATACAGCAACTCTTTTAATCTAATTTATGTCTTATGTTGTAAATAATGTTTGAAGTTTTGAATTGAGACAGTAACATGCGTATATTGTCCTTCAACTTAATTTTGTTGCGATGCAATACTGTTGTTTAGTTACAGAAGTCTAACTTCATTAGAAAAATCAAGCATGGAACTAATTAGAAGAACTATTAGAATCAATGTGGTGAACATTATTTGTTAAATAAGTGAACA
Proteins encoded:
- the plagl2 gene encoding zinc finger protein PLAGL2 gives rise to the protein MAAAAADASHRITALTPEEEGRRTAAKLFGSAAPLPRTEREREQERGKEKEREREEEEVGRAGGNECLVCGDLFTSPEKLRLHGLSHTGEKPFHCSQPHCPKAFSSKYKLFRHMATHSPQKTHQCSFCEKMFHRKDHLKNHLQTHDPNKEAFKCEECGKHYNTKLGYKRHVAMHSATAGDLTCKVCMQTYESTPVLLEHLKSHSGKSSGGTKEKKHPCDHCDRRFYTRKDVRRHMVVHTGRKDFLCQYCAQRFGRKDHLTRHVKKSHSQELLKIKTEPLDMLGLLASGSPPCSVKEELSPMMCGMGPNKDPMMGKPFPSGAPFQMGMYNPHHLQAMSNSGVGHPHPSLMPGPLSAAMGMGCHMESPGSLHPHSHHHHHHHHHHHHHHSPPLPPHHQPPAPQQQHQPQPAPKYQLGSTSYLLDKPLKVEMESFLMDLQSGSPGPVPSAEPHVAASPPKDGLESTSGLEEELCGDPLLSKSPAVIAESLCAANMDFSHLLGFLPLNLPPYSTPMSTGGLVMGYTSSATSSSSSISSSSSLHAAEPHAAAVAAAAAAVATAPLTSLQPQPQEQQTSSGGLGLGPLHPLPSVFSSSLSTTTLPRFHQAFQ